The Longimicrobium sp. nucleotide sequence CTGGCCGATCCGAGCATGGACAGAATCCGAGCCGGGCGTAAGACCGCAGACGGGACCACGTATGTCCTACTGAACTATGACACTTACCAGACTTCGCGAGCCGCAGACGGGGCCGCACTCCGAGCCGCAGACGAGCCGGACGCGAGCCGCACGCGAGCCAAAATAGAAGCAGGTAAAGCAGGTAAAGCAGGAAAGCAGAACCCCTCTCAGGGCGCGCCGGCTTCGCCGGGCGATGAGACACGCGGGGATGACAAGTCCACGAAAGGCGAGAGGCGGCCGCTCCGGCGGTGCCCGGCCGAGTGGCAGCACACCGACGAACACCGGCGGCTCGCCGTGACGTTGGGTGTGGACGTGGCGACCTGCGCTGACGAGATGCGCGACCACACGTTCCCGACAGGCCGGATGGACTGGGACGCCACGTTCCGCAACTGGCTGCGAGAGGCCGCACGTCGGCAGAACCGCGGCAGGCCCGCCGGCGCATCGCCGGTCACGGCGGCGGAGCGAGAGGGTGAGGACGCGACGCGGCGCGCGCTCCGCCTCGACCAGGAGCGCGAGGACCGGAAGCAGCGGGAGCAGGACGAGCGGGAGGCGTGGCGAGTGGCGATGGTTGCGAAGTGGGAGGGGGCAGACCAGGTGACGCGAGCTCGCATCCGGAAGGCGGCGGAAGCGGAGTACGCGCACCTGACCCCTGGCACCCGCAGCTATGAAAAGTCCGTGCGGTGGAGGTGCTTGACCCTCCTGGCAGACGAGATCAAAACCGAAAGGAAGACCGCATGACGGGGGGCGTGCACTACTCGGCGGAGGCAGAGCTGTCCGTGCTGGGCGCAATGCTCATTGACGTTGACGCCGTGAAAATCGCCGGCGAGCAGCTGGAGGAGTGGATGTTCTACCGCCCGGGGAATCGGAAGGCGTTCGCCGCGATGCTCGCGATCGACGCGCGCGGCGACGTGGTGGACGCCCTCACTCTCGCGACTGAGCTGCGGAATCGTGGCGCCCTGGAAGAAGCCGGCGGCATGCAGTTCATCGCGTCGATAATGGATGCGGTGCCGACGTCGGTGGGGTTGGAGCAGCACGCCAAGATCGTCGTGGACCACGCCGCATTGAGGAAGCTGGCGGGCGCATGCTCGGCCGCTGTGGATCTGATCGCCTCAGCTGCGGGCCGGTCCCCGGAAGAGGTGCACGGCGACGTCGAACGGCTGATCGCCGACGCGGAGGTGAGAACCGAAGCCGCGGCGCTGGTGCCCGTGCGGGTGCTGCTGGGGCCGATGCTGGACGAGATGGAGACGTGGGGCACGCCGGCCGAGGTGAAGGGCGTACGGACCGGGCTGGCCGACGTGGACGCGCGCACGGGCGGGTTCATGCCCGGCGAGCTGGTTGTTGTCGCGGCCCGCCCGAGCATGGGCAAGTCGGCAATGGCCGTCTGTAACATCGCCGCACATGCCACGCTGACTGAAAATCGCACGGTCGCGCTGTTCAGCCCGGAAACGAAGCGCCGCGGCGTGGTCTCGCGCATCCTCGCGTCGGAGTCGCGCGTCAACCTCAAAGAAGCCAAGGCCCGCGGGGGTGCGCTCGATGACGAGATGGCCCGGATCGGGACGGCGTTCGGGTACGTGCACAGCATGCCCCTGCACGTGGACGACACGAGCGGGATCACCGCGGCGACGCTCGCCCGGCGGCTCCACCGACTGCGCCGCGAGTCCCCGGAAGGCCAGGCGCCTGAAGTCGTGATCGTGGACTACCTGCAGAAGATGCGGGACCCGGCTGCGAAGGGCGATACGCGGCGCGAGGTGGCGAATAACATTCAGGCCCTGAAGGACATTGGCATGGAGTTCAACGTCGTCATGATCGCACTCTCGCAGCTGTCCCGGCAGGTGGAGCAGCGACCGGACAAGCGCCCGATGATGAGCGACCTACGCGAGGCTGGGGAGATCGAGCAGGAAGCGGACACGATCATGTTCCTGTACCGCCCCGAGTACTACTTCGGCGACACCGACAAGGAGGGGAACAGCCTCGTCGGCCTGGCTGAAGTCATCATCGGGAAGGCGCGCGACGGGTGGACGGGGCCGGTGCCCGTCGCCTTCGAGAAGGAGTTCACGAAGTTCGCCGACCTCTCACGCCGGCAGGACTACCGATGAAGCCCCAAGCGCGCGAGTGGGAGGCGCACCGCTTCATGTGCCACTGGCGCCGCGAGGACGAGCCGGGTTGGGAGGGGGCGTTCCGCACATGGGCCGGGCCGGACGGGAGGGACTTCGCCCCCATGGACTACGCAGTCATTCGCGGGATCGTCCGGCTGGAGCTGGTTGCCTGCGGTCACCTCTCCGCCGACTGGGAGGACTTGGCCGCATGAGCCGATCAGGAACGAGCGCGGCCAGCGGGATCGGCTTCCGCAAGACGCCGCCGGCGACGCTCCGCGACGAGCTGATGGAGACGGTCGGCAGGTGGCCCGTGCCAGGTACGTCGCCTCACGACCTGGGGATCACGGCGGACATGGGCAGGCGAGCACTGAGGCTGTACCACGGAGACGGCGCGCCGTCCGACTGCGCCGATATCGCCGCCCTCCTGGCGCACTGGCCCGTGGACGCAGTTGATCCCGAGATGGCGGCCCAGGCACGTGCCCTGTACGACCGCTGGATAGAGGGGCGATACCTGATCGTCACCGGCGAGAGGCTGGTGACTCACTCACGACACGAGGTGGACAGATGAGCGTAGGCGGGACCGTGATCGAAACGATCGTGCTGGACGACCGCGTGTGGGTGAACACGCGGGAGCCGAACCATGGCGACGAGTGCGCGATTTACGTGGAACGCACGCCGGAGTCCCGCACGATCAACGAGGGTGACAGCCTGTGGTGGCAGAGCGGTTGGGCGTTCTGGACTCCCAGCAACGGGGCGTTTGAAGACCGCCGCCTGAACCGGATCGGCTGCTCGGGCGTGGCGCGGCCCGACACGACAGCGGACGCGGGAGGCGACGATGTGCGATGACTGCCTACTCCCCTTGGTGGGGCACCTACCGAGGCGTGTGGAGGTGACGCCCCTCGTACCCGTGGTGGACCTGCAGGTGGGGGACGCGTCAGCGGCGACGCACCGGTGGGTCGGCAACGGCGAGTACGGTTCGTCGGAGCACGGCTACATGTGCGGGGACTGCGGGGTTGACCACGAGGACGCCGACGATGACGAGCCGTGCCCGGCCGCAGGGGACAACGCACCGGTGCCGAGTGAGGGCGGCTACATGCCTCCCGAGATGGACGACTACCACGCGAACGGCTGGTGAGCCCGGCCCCAACCTGTAAGGGATGTTTACAGGTTGGGAGGGGGGTCGTCCACGGGGGGCACGGGCGGATCCAAGGTCGCGGCGGCGGCTTCCAGCGCATCCGCATCCGCAAGCATCCG carries:
- a CDS encoding replicative DNA helicase; the protein is MTGGVHYSAEAELSVLGAMLIDVDAVKIAGEQLEEWMFYRPGNRKAFAAMLAIDARGDVVDALTLATELRNRGALEEAGGMQFIASIMDAVPTSVGLEQHAKIVVDHAALRKLAGACSAAVDLIASAAGRSPEEVHGDVERLIADAEVRTEAAALVPVRVLLGPMLDEMETWGTPAEVKGVRTGLADVDARTGGFMPGELVVVAARPSMGKSAMAVCNIAAHATLTENRTVALFSPETKRRGVVSRILASESRVNLKEAKARGGALDDEMARIGTAFGYVHSMPLHVDDTSGITAATLARRLHRLRRESPEGQAPEVVIVDYLQKMRDPAAKGDTRREVANNIQALKDIGMEFNVVMIALSQLSRQVEQRPDKRPMMSDLREAGEIEQEADTIMFLYRPEYYFGDTDKEGNSLVGLAEVIIGKARDGWTGPVPVAFEKEFTKFADLSRRQDYR